Proteins from a single region of Undibacterium sp. KW1:
- a CDS encoding metallophosphoesterase gives MRISRLLIALSTLFILSAQATDKTRKPGKKPVEKTVSTTVYVAGDIADCRKQPPAESMAARTAELIAAGLAKDNTARAITLGDNTYPVGKPEEFTKCYEPTWGRFKDKTLPSPGNHDYGMPKALGYYNYFGELAGPDRRGYYSTQLGKWLVLSLNSNLDPSQMQVQMTWLKEELASNKQNCTLAFWHHPVYSSGGHGNNKNMQETWAMLVAAKADLVLTSHDHDYERFAPLDANGDRDDKNGIRSFVVGTGGAKLTPMFLPKGGTEIRDNSTHGVLKLTLHDKSYEWEFMPVPGHDFADKGKGVCH, from the coding sequence ATGCGTATTTCCCGCCTGCTTATTGCTCTCTCCACCCTGTTTATCCTGTCAGCACAGGCCACAGATAAAACCAGGAAACCTGGCAAAAAACCTGTAGAAAAAACTGTCAGCACAACGGTCTATGTGGCTGGGGACATTGCCGATTGCCGCAAGCAACCTCCTGCAGAAAGCATGGCAGCCAGAACCGCAGAGCTGATAGCCGCCGGCCTGGCCAAAGACAATACAGCACGAGCCATTACCCTCGGTGACAATACCTACCCGGTAGGCAAGCCAGAAGAATTCACCAAATGCTATGAGCCCACCTGGGGACGCTTCAAGGATAAAACCCTGCCTTCACCGGGCAACCATGATTACGGTATGCCCAAGGCCCTGGGTTATTACAATTACTTTGGAGAACTGGCCGGGCCTGACAGGCGCGGCTACTATTCAACGCAATTGGGCAAGTGGCTGGTGCTCTCGCTCAACAGCAATCTCGACCCCAGCCAGATGCAAGTGCAGATGACATGGTTGAAAGAAGAGCTGGCCAGCAACAAACAAAACTGCACCCTGGCTTTCTGGCATCACCCTGTATATAGCTCAGGCGGCCATGGCAATAATAAGAACATGCAGGAAACCTGGGCCATGCTGGTAGCAGCCAAGGCAGATCTGGTCCTGACTTCGCATGATCATGATTACGAGCGTTTTGCGCCACTGGATGCGAATGGCGACAGGGACGACAAGAATGGCATACGCAGTTTTGTGGTCGGTACTGGCGGGGCTAAACTGACACCGATGTTTTTACCCAAAGGGGGGACGGAGATACGAGACAACTCCACCCATGGCGTACTGAAACTGACTTTGCACGACAAGTCTTACGAATGGGAATTTATGCCAGTTCCAGGCCATGATTTTGCCGATAAAGGCAAGGGGGTATGCCACTAA
- a CDS encoding heavy metal translocating P-type ATPase: MTQDQSTHQHGGSCCGHKHDEQPAATQEKKYTDPVCGMQVSKNPEKTARFQGTAYYFCSTSCVSKFNAAPENYVKAKKVIGLGSVNAASTDAMQSDAQGEHKDPVCGMRVNGQSQHQFVHNGQPYYFCCNACLEKFRKDPAAWLDPAKRPAPKPVAKDAIFTCPMHLEIEQVGPGTCPLCGMALEPKEASAEEDTSELDDMSRRFKFSLVLSLPLLIMTMGDMLPGVSFHHLLGMTVFNWLQFILATPVVLWAGLPFFERALASFKTMHLNMFSLIGVGTAAAYLFSLVALLLPDTLPAAFKMGGMAPLYFEAAAVIITLVLLGQVLELRARSQTNAAIKALLGLTPATAIRIAADGSEKEIALDEVQTGDNLRIKPGAHIPVDGVVLDGHSNVDEAMLTGEPLPVSKQAGDRVSAGTINQQGSFSMRAERIGKDTLLASIINLVNQAGRSRAPIQKLADQVSGWFVPGVIAAAVLAFIAWTVWGPAPGMANGLMAAVSVLIIACPCALGLATPISVTVGIGRGARDGVLIKDAEALERLEKIDTLLIDKTGTLTEGKPTLQHFSVASGESETDLLALAMALEQRSEHPVAHAIVNYAESRGAKSIAISNFTSITGKGVSATVDGKTVLLGNPALLKEHAIELPGFESQISDLQAQGHTVMLLVVAQKAVAILSVADKIKSNSKEAITQLQQQGIHIIVLTGDNARTAQAVAKQLGLDDVRADLLPADKFRIVLELQEQGHAVAMAGDGINDAPALAQADVGIAMGSGTDVAMHSAHVVLVKGDLRGIVKARALSKQAMKNIRQNLFFAFAYNFVGVPIAAGLLYPWFGILLSPMIASAAMSLSSVSVISNALRLRHAKL; this comes from the coding sequence ATGACCCAGGACCAATCCACCCACCAGCATGGCGGCAGTTGCTGTGGGCACAAGCATGATGAACAGCCAGCCGCAACCCAGGAAAAAAAATATACCGACCCGGTGTGCGGCATGCAGGTCAGTAAAAACCCGGAAAAAACGGCGCGCTTCCAGGGCACTGCCTATTATTTCTGCAGCACTTCCTGCGTCAGCAAGTTCAATGCTGCGCCTGAGAATTATGTGAAGGCCAAGAAGGTCATAGGACTGGGCAGTGTCAATGCTGCGAGTACAGATGCCATGCAAAGCGATGCACAGGGTGAGCACAAAGACCCGGTCTGTGGCATGCGTGTCAACGGGCAAAGCCAGCACCAGTTTGTGCATAATGGGCAGCCTTATTATTTTTGTTGTAATGCCTGCCTGGAAAAATTTCGCAAAGATCCTGCCGCCTGGCTGGACCCGGCCAAACGCCCCGCACCTAAGCCCGTCGCCAAGGATGCGATTTTCACCTGCCCCATGCACCTGGAAATAGAACAGGTAGGTCCCGGTACCTGCCCGCTTTGCGGCATGGCGCTGGAACCCAAGGAAGCCTCGGCAGAAGAAGATACCAGTGAACTCGATGACATGTCGCGGCGCTTCAAGTTCAGTCTGGTGTTGAGTTTGCCGCTGCTGATCATGACCATGGGTGACATGCTGCCTGGCGTGTCGTTTCATCACCTGCTGGGCATGACGGTGTTCAACTGGCTGCAATTCATCCTGGCGACACCTGTGGTGCTATGGGCTGGCCTGCCATTTTTTGAGCGTGCGCTGGCGTCCTTCAAAACCATGCATCTGAATATGTTCAGTCTCATAGGTGTGGGCACAGCCGCTGCCTATCTGTTCAGTCTGGTGGCTTTGTTGCTGCCAGATACACTGCCTGCAGCCTTCAAGATGGGTGGTATGGCACCGCTGTATTTTGAAGCCGCAGCCGTCATCATTACCTTGGTATTGCTGGGACAGGTGCTGGAATTACGGGCACGCTCGCAAACCAATGCAGCGATCAAGGCATTATTGGGTTTGACACCTGCAACGGCGATACGCATTGCTGCTGATGGCAGCGAAAAAGAAATTGCTCTTGATGAAGTACAGACTGGCGACAACTTGCGCATCAAGCCAGGCGCACATATCCCTGTTGATGGTGTCGTACTGGATGGTCATAGCAATGTCGATGAAGCCATGCTGACAGGTGAACCACTGCCCGTCAGCAAACAGGCTGGCGACAGAGTCAGTGCTGGTACCATCAACCAGCAAGGCAGCTTCAGCATGCGGGCTGAACGCATAGGCAAGGATACCCTGCTCGCCAGCATCATCAATCTGGTGAACCAGGCCGGACGTTCCCGCGCACCTATCCAGAAGCTGGCGGATCAGGTATCTGGCTGGTTTGTGCCGGGTGTGATTGCCGCTGCCGTGCTGGCCTTCATCGCATGGACAGTATGGGGGCCAGCGCCGGGGATGGCGAATGGTTTGATGGCTGCAGTATCAGTGTTGATTATTGCCTGTCCTTGCGCACTTGGACTGGCCACGCCGATATCGGTCACAGTAGGTATAGGCCGTGGTGCCCGTGATGGTGTGCTGATCAAGGATGCAGAGGCACTGGAGAGGCTGGAGAAAATAGACACCCTGCTGATAGACAAAACCGGCACGCTGACAGAAGGCAAACCCACACTGCAACACTTCAGCGTCGCCAGCGGCGAATCAGAAACAGACTTGCTGGCGCTCGCCATGGCGCTGGAACAACGCAGTGAACACCCGGTGGCCCATGCCATCGTCAACTATGCAGAGTCTCGCGGTGCAAAGTCCATTGCCATCAGCAATTTTACGTCCATCACAGGCAAGGGTGTCAGCGCCACAGTAGATGGCAAGACGGTCTTGCTGGGCAACCCTGCACTGTTGAAAGAACATGCCATAGAGCTGCCAGGCTTTGAATCGCAAATCAGTGATCTGCAGGCGCAGGGACATACCGTCATGCTGCTGGTGGTAGCACAAAAAGCCGTGGCCATACTCAGTGTCGCAGACAAAATCAAGAGTAACAGCAAAGAGGCCATCACTCAATTGCAGCAGCAGGGCATACACATCATCGTGCTCACGGGTGATAACGCCAGGACTGCCCAGGCAGTGGCGAAACAACTGGGACTCGATGATGTGCGGGCAGACTTGCTGCCAGCCGACAAGTTCCGCATCGTGCTGGAATTGCAGGAACAGGGTCACGCAGTTGCCATGGCAGGCGATGGCATCAATGATGCACCTGCACTGGCGCAGGCTGATGTCGGTATCGCCATGGGTAGCGGCACCGATGTTGCCATGCACAGCGCCCATGTGGTGCTGGTTAAAGGTGATTTGCGCGGCATAGTAAAAGCCCGCGCCCTGAGCAAACAGGCCATGAAAAACATCAGACAAAACCTGTTCTTTGCCTTTGCCTACAATTTTGTCGGCGTGCCCATTGCCGCAGGCTTGCTGTATCCATGGTTCGGGATTTTACTGAGCCCCATGATAGCCAGTGCGGCGATGAGCCTGAGCTCGGTTTCCGTCATCAGCAATGCCTTACGCCTGCGGCATGCAAAGCTGTAG
- a CDS encoding MerR family transcriptional regulator: MSDADQYTIGQLAKAAGVGVETIRYYQRRELLPVPEVASGFRTYPASLAERIRFIKRAQELGFSLDEIANLLMLEDGNDRQAIRDVAQERLLQVKAKLADLLRMEDMLTELIHQCASSTEQAQCPIIHALASDKLADGKACQH, from the coding sequence ATGTCTGATGCAGATCAATATACGATAGGGCAGTTAGCCAAGGCCGCAGGCGTGGGCGTGGAAACCATACGTTACTATCAGCGCCGCGAATTGCTGCCAGTCCCCGAAGTGGCAAGCGGTTTCAGAACCTACCCGGCCAGCCTGGCAGAGCGCATACGCTTTATCAAAAGGGCGCAGGAACTGGGTTTCAGCCTGGATGAAATCGCCAATTTGCTGATGCTCGAAGATGGTAATGACAGACAAGCCATACGAGACGTTGCGCAAGAACGCTTGTTACAGGTAAAGGCCAAGCTGGCTGACCTGCTCAGGATGGAAGACATGCTGACTGAACTGATACATCAATGCGCATCATCAACTGAACAGGCGCAGTGCCCTATTATCCATGCGCTGGCAAGTGATAAGCTGGCAGACGGAAAAGCCTGCCAGCATTGA
- a CDS encoding DUF3369 domain-containing protein: MNHEQGSDEDWIIEDESNDKSQDQLNSSFESHPWRLLIVDDEEDIHAVTRLALSNIVFKGRPLDILSAHSASEAFNILSRENDINLILLDVVMETDDAGLRLVKRIREELKNQLVRIVLRTGQPGQAPEKSVIVDYDINDYKTKTELTTQRLFTTVIASLRAYEGLLSIERSRIGLTRILQASANLYELKSLKEFASGVLNQIGAILDVGADGVLCLSRNPLGNPGGGLQASIIAATGTYSDFSGLDKLPQDCEWTAIVEKAFNEKKSQFQHPADVLFIHTRQGHEFAILVTPPWPLGQMQRDLLELFCDRIAAAFDNRYLNEQLQKAQEASVVALTDLAESRDTDTGGHVQRVCRLTNAIASELKRRNNFADDLTPQFMEMVGIASILHDVGKVATPDAVLLKAGGHDKHERVIMEYHALAGETVLARAATMVDGVSYLTYGSQIAGSHHEHFDGQGYPRKLKGEEIPLSARIVAVVDVFDALLHRRPYKEPWSLEDTIAYIKSRSGTQFDPLVVDALIHYVLTEQPDWVASGE; encoded by the coding sequence ATGAATCACGAACAGGGATCTGACGAAGACTGGATCATCGAAGACGAGAGTAATGACAAGTCACAGGATCAACTGAACTCTTCATTTGAATCACACCCCTGGCGGCTACTCATCGTCGACGATGAAGAAGACATTCACGCCGTTACCCGTCTGGCCCTCTCCAATATCGTTTTCAAAGGGCGTCCGCTGGACATATTGTCAGCCCATAGCGCATCCGAAGCCTTTAACATTCTGAGCAGAGAAAACGACATCAACCTGATCTTACTCGATGTTGTCATGGAAACCGATGACGCCGGTTTGCGCCTCGTCAAACGCATACGCGAAGAACTCAAAAATCAACTGGTGCGCATCGTCCTGCGCACCGGCCAACCGGGCCAGGCTCCCGAGAAAAGTGTCATCGTCGATTACGATATCAATGACTATAAAACCAAGACCGAGCTGACTACCCAGCGCCTGTTCACCACGGTAATAGCCTCATTGCGCGCCTATGAAGGCTTGTTGTCGATAGAACGTAGCCGCATAGGGTTGACACGCATACTGCAAGCATCTGCCAATTTGTATGAGTTGAAGTCCTTGAAAGAATTTGCCAGTGGTGTGCTGAACCAGATAGGTGCCATACTGGATGTCGGTGCTGATGGTGTTTTATGCCTTTCACGCAACCCGCTTGGTAATCCTGGCGGTGGCTTGCAAGCCAGCATCATTGCGGCGACTGGTACTTATAGTGATTTCTCAGGGCTGGATAAACTGCCACAGGATTGCGAATGGACAGCCATCGTAGAAAAAGCCTTCAACGAAAAGAAAAGTCAGTTCCAGCACCCTGCCGATGTCTTGTTCATCCACACCCGGCAAGGCCATGAATTTGCCATATTGGTGACACCGCCCTGGCCGCTGGGGCAGATGCAGCGCGATTTGCTGGAATTATTCTGCGACCGCATCGCTGCGGCCTTTGACAACCGCTACCTCAACGAGCAATTGCAAAAAGCCCAGGAAGCCTCGGTGGTTGCCCTGACCGATCTGGCAGAATCTCGTGACACCGATACTGGTGGCCATGTACAGCGAGTTTGCAGGCTGACCAATGCGATCGCCAGTGAACTCAAACGGCGCAATAATTTTGCGGATGACCTGACGCCGCAATTCATGGAAATGGTGGGCATCGCCAGCATCTTGCATGATGTGGGCAAGGTAGCGACGCCAGATGCTGTCCTGCTCAAAGCGGGTGGACACGACAAGCATGAACGTGTAATCATGGAATACCACGCATTGGCAGGTGAAACCGTATTGGCGCGCGCTGCCACCATGGTTGACGGCGTCAGCTATCTCACTTATGGCTCGCAGATTGCAGGCAGCCATCATGAACATTTTGATGGCCAGGGTTATCCGCGTAAACTCAAGGGGGAAGAAATCCCCCTGTCGGCACGCATAGTTGCCGTAGTCGATGTGTTTGATGCCCTGCTGCACCGCCGCCCCTACAAGGAACCGTGGTCACTCGAAGACACCATTGCCTATATCAAATCCAGGAGCGGCACGCAGTTTGACCCGCTGGTCGTCGATGCCCTGATCCATTATGTACTGACCGAGCAACCGGACTGGGTCGCCAGCGGAGAATAA
- a CDS encoding TetR/AcrR family transcriptional regulator: MDRAPDKLTRSRDALQARIMQAAVEVFAEAGYAGTALASIAERAGLSKQNLLYYFPTKQILYEKVLDQVLDQWLERMNILADPGQDPATLLGNYIRAKLRFSREQPQGSRVYAMEVISGAPVYAETMRNKILPLLQKDIAVFEAWMAAGKIAAVNTTHLLFSIWAMTQSYADFAAQMSLVLGHSPLNNNDFEEAETLIVDMVLHRLHLQAAAPV, translated from the coding sequence ATGGATAGAGCGCCGGACAAACTCACGCGCTCACGCGATGCGCTGCAAGCACGCATCATGCAGGCGGCGGTGGAGGTATTTGCCGAGGCTGGTTATGCAGGCACGGCGCTGGCATCGATAGCCGAACGGGCTGGCCTGTCGAAACAGAATTTGCTGTACTACTTTCCTACCAAGCAAATCCTGTATGAAAAGGTACTGGATCAGGTGCTGGATCAATGGCTGGAGCGCATGAACATACTGGCCGACCCTGGACAAGACCCGGCGACATTACTGGGAAACTACATACGCGCCAAGCTGCGCTTCTCGCGCGAACAACCGCAGGGGTCACGCGTGTATGCAATGGAAGTCATCAGCGGGGCACCTGTGTATGCCGAGACCATGCGCAATAAAATCCTGCCGCTCTTGCAAAAAGATATAGCCGTTTTTGAAGCCTGGATGGCGGCTGGCAAAATCGCTGCTGTTAACACGACACATTTGTTGTTCTCAATCTGGGCGATGACGCAGTCGTATGCTGACTTTGCAGCACAAATGAGCCTGGTGCTGGGTCATAGTCCATTAAATAACAATGACTTTGAAGAAGCCGAGACATTGATAGTGGATATGGTATTGCATCGACTACACCTGCAGGCCGCAGCCCCCGTCTAG
- a CDS encoding PLP-dependent aminotransferase family protein, which translates to MDAVKEQQVVEQSPIWPQLSLERSRQASLVEQIVQEVSRLVRQNDLAQGSKMPSVRQFAKCNAVSTFTVVESYERLITLGLLSSRRGSGYFVTKPACTPQPMAQAVIPSALDALSPDLYSGVSSALPVGSGWLPPEWYGDDILLDALKQSMRIPTQRLRGYGNPLGFPSLRQHLASSLSQELFSVDSEQILLTHGATHGFDLILRTLCKPGDTVLVEDPGYSNLLSLIRHHGCIPIGIARDEKGLNLDSLMEKALLHQPKLMFVNTVLQNPLGTSLSQAQAHRLLALAEQFDFWLVEDDIYRELCPRPEPSLAAMDGLRRVIRVGSFSKTLSPTLRVGSVCASHSLIGELLRVKMLAGLTTSEINERAVLHAISSRLYRRMLEKLKRQLETSRNASMDLLLAAGLTPLAEPRGGMFISAGWKDSKASASEISRQALQEGILLAPDEFFSLRTSEHPWFRFNIAYSGDEALKAFLMKQRHG; encoded by the coding sequence ATGGACGCCGTAAAAGAACAGCAGGTAGTAGAGCAAAGTCCGATCTGGCCGCAACTGTCGCTGGAGCGTAGTCGCCAGGCCAGCCTGGTAGAGCAGATCGTGCAGGAAGTAAGCCGTCTGGTGCGCCAGAACGACCTGGCGCAGGGCAGCAAGATGCCATCGGTGCGGCAATTCGCCAAATGCAATGCGGTCAGCACCTTTACAGTTGTGGAATCTTATGAGCGCCTGATCACCCTGGGATTGCTGAGTTCACGACGTGGCTCTGGTTATTTTGTCACCAAACCGGCCTGTACACCGCAGCCCATGGCGCAAGCCGTCATACCCAGCGCGCTGGATGCCTTAAGCCCCGACTTGTATTCTGGCGTATCCAGCGCCCTGCCCGTGGGTTCTGGCTGGTTGCCGCCAGAGTGGTATGGCGATGATATTTTGCTGGATGCCCTGAAGCAATCGATGCGCATCCCTACCCAGCGCCTGCGTGGTTATGGCAATCCCCTGGGTTTCCCCAGCCTGCGCCAGCACCTGGCCAGCAGCCTGTCGCAGGAATTGTTCAGTGTTGATTCTGAACAGATTTTGCTGACCCATGGCGCTACCCATGGCTTTGACCTTATCCTGCGCACGCTATGTAAACCCGGCGATACTGTGCTGGTAGAAGACCCCGGTTATAGCAATCTGCTATCCCTGATACGCCATCACGGCTGCATACCGATAGGCATAGCCCGCGATGAAAAAGGCCTGAACCTCGACAGCCTGATGGAAAAGGCCCTGCTGCACCAGCCCAAGCTGATGTTTGTGAATACAGTCTTGCAAAACCCGCTGGGCACCAGCCTCTCCCAGGCGCAGGCGCACCGCCTGCTGGCTTTGGCAGAACAGTTTGACTTCTGGCTAGTCGAAGATGATATCTATCGTGAACTATGCCCGCGCCCTGAACCCTCGCTGGCAGCGATGGATGGTTTGCGCCGTGTGATACGGGTAGGCAGTTTTTCCAAGACGCTCTCCCCTACCCTGCGCGTAGGCTCAGTCTGTGCATCGCATTCGCTGATAGGTGAACTGCTGAGGGTGAAGATGCTGGCTGGTTTGACCACATCTGAAATCAATGAACGTGCGGTGCTACACGCGATCAGCTCGCGTCTGTACCGCCGCATGCTGGAAAAGCTTAAACGCCAGTTGGAAACTTCACGCAATGCCAGCATGGATTTGTTATTGGCCGCAGGTCTGACCCCACTGGCAGAACCACGCGGTGGCATGTTCATCAGTGCAGGCTGGAAAGATAGCAAGGCGAGTGCCAGCGAGATTTCACGGCAGGCTTTGCAGGAAGGCATCTTGCTGGCACCGGACGAATTCTTCAGCCTGCGCACCAGCGAGCACCCATGGTTCCGCTTCAATATCGCTTACAGCGGTGATGAAGCATTGAAAGCCTTTTTGATGAAGCAGCGCCATGGATAG
- a CDS encoding aspartate aminotransferase family protein — protein sequence MLSKQQLNSYWMPFTANRDYKEAPRLVASASGMYYRDQNGREILDGTAGLWCVPLGHSHPTVVKAVQESVATLDYAPAFQIGHPQAFELAEQLIAYSGNRFGQVFYTNSGSEAVDTAMKMVLAYHRSRGEAQRTRFISRERGYHGVGFGGMSLGGLPANRKQFGTLLAGVDYLPHTHNLEKNAFTRGLPEYGTHLADELERIIALHDISTIAAVIVEPLAGSAGVILPSKGYLKRLRELCDKHGILLIFDEVITGFGRMATPFASDFFDVTPDLMTTAKGLTNGVVPMGAVFSHQKIYDALMEGPAGIELFHGYTYSGHPLAVAAGLASLKVFKEEEILEHAQSMTAYWEDGLHSLKGLPHVIDLRNVGLIGAIELESMPGKVGARAMAAYKKAFAEGVLVRTTGDIIAMSPPLILEKKHVDQLFGKLHDILKHLD from the coding sequence ATGCTCAGCAAACAACAACTCAATTCCTACTGGATGCCTTTCACGGCCAACCGTGACTATAAAGAGGCGCCGCGCCTGGTGGCCTCTGCCTCTGGCATGTACTACCGCGACCAGAATGGCCGCGAGATACTCGACGGCACGGCTGGCCTGTGGTGCGTGCCGCTGGGACATTCCCACCCGACAGTGGTGAAAGCGGTACAGGAGTCGGTAGCGACCCTGGATTACGCACCCGCCTTCCAGATCGGTCACCCGCAAGCGTTTGAGCTGGCAGAACAGTTGATAGCCTACAGTGGCAACAGATTTGGCCAGGTGTTCTATACAAACTCTGGCTCAGAAGCTGTTGATACTGCCATGAAAATGGTGCTGGCCTACCACCGCAGCCGTGGCGAAGCCCAGCGTACCCGATTTATCAGCCGCGAACGTGGCTACCATGGGGTAGGTTTCGGCGGTATGTCGCTCGGCGGCTTGCCAGCCAACCGCAAACAGTTTGGCACCTTGCTGGCGGGCGTTGATTACCTGCCGCACACCCATAACCTGGAAAAAAATGCCTTTACCCGTGGCCTGCCAGAATACGGCACCCACCTGGCCGATGAACTTGAGCGAATTATTGCGTTGCATGACATCTCCACCATTGCAGCCGTCATCGTTGAACCGCTGGCTGGTTCTGCTGGCGTCATCCTGCCATCAAAAGGTTACCTGAAACGCCTGCGTGAACTGTGCGACAAGCATGGCATCCTGCTGATATTTGATGAAGTCATCACTGGCTTTGGCCGTATGGCAACGCCGTTTGCATCTGACTTTTTTGATGTCACACCTGACCTGATGACCACAGCCAAGGGCCTGACCAATGGTGTCGTGCCTATGGGCGCGGTGTTCAGCCATCAAAAGATTTACGACGCCTTGATGGAAGGCCCGGCTGGCATAGAACTGTTCCACGGTTACACCTATTCTGGCCACCCACTGGCGGTTGCAGCTGGCCTCGCATCGCTGAAAGTCTTCAAGGAAGAAGAGATACTGGAACATGCACAAAGCATGACGGCCTATTGGGAAGATGGCCTGCATTCCCTGAAAGGCTTACCGCACGTCATAGACTTGCGCAACGTCGGCCTGATCGGTGCGATAGAGCTGGAATCCATGCCAGGCAAAGTCGGCGCACGCGCCATGGCCGCCTACAAGAAAGCCTTTGCTGAAGGTGTACTGGTGCGCACCACAGGCGACATCATCGCCATGTCACCTCCATTGATACTGGAGAAAAAACACGTAGACCAGCTGTTCGGCAAACTGCACGACATTCTGAAACACCTCGATTAA
- a CDS encoding CoA-acylating methylmalonate-semialdehyde dehydrogenase yields the protein MTTYQVNHYINGELHQSLQPRFADIYNPALGSVQGQVALGSEQDVNLAVTAAAKAFPAWSNTPALSRARVLMAYLNLLQQHTDEFANLLTKEHGKTLADAKGEVARGIEVVEFAIGIPQLLKGEYSEQIARGIDACSMRQPLGVVAGITPFNFPVMVPMWMFPIAIACGNTFILKPSERDPSASLLHAKLLKQAGLPDGVFNVVQGDKTVVDALLDHPEVQAISFVGSTPIAQAIYARGCANGKRVQALGGAKNHMVVMPDADLDMAVDALMGAAYGSAGERCMAISVAVAVGSAADALVDAMAARVKSLKINNGLVPDAEMGPVITHAAKERIESLIGEGVAEGAKLVVDGRNFKVPGHEQGFFCGGSLFDHVTPEMTVYKQEIFGPVLCVVRVPDMEAAADLINKHEYGNGVAVFTRDGGTAREFVRMIQVGMVGVNVPLPVPMAFHSFGGWKRSLFGDHHIYGPEGVRFYTRVKAVMQRWPDSISKGAEFSFPQNK from the coding sequence ATGACCACATATCAAGTCAATCATTACATCAACGGCGAACTGCATCAAAGCCTGCAGCCACGTTTTGCCGATATCTATAATCCTGCGCTCGGTTCAGTCCAGGGACAGGTAGCGCTGGGCAGCGAGCAGGACGTCAACCTGGCAGTCACCGCAGCGGCGAAAGCTTTTCCTGCATGGTCCAACACCCCAGCCCTGTCTCGCGCCCGCGTACTCATGGCTTACCTGAACCTGCTGCAACAGCACACCGATGAATTTGCCAATCTGCTGACCAAGGAACATGGCAAGACCCTGGCCGATGCCAAGGGCGAAGTCGCACGCGGCATAGAAGTGGTGGAATTTGCCATAGGCATCCCACAACTGTTGAAGGGTGAATATTCAGAACAGATCGCACGTGGCATTGATGCCTGCAGCATGCGTCAGCCGCTGGGTGTCGTTGCTGGTATCACGCCATTCAACTTCCCCGTCATGGTGCCGATGTGGATGTTCCCTATCGCTATCGCCTGCGGCAATACCTTTATTCTGAAACCGTCCGAGCGCGACCCATCTGCATCCCTGCTGCATGCAAAACTGCTCAAGCAGGCAGGTTTGCCAGACGGCGTTTTCAATGTCGTACAAGGTGATAAAACCGTCGTTGATGCACTGCTTGATCATCCAGAAGTGCAGGCCATCAGTTTCGTTGGTTCAACCCCGATTGCGCAGGCAATCTACGCACGCGGTTGCGCCAATGGCAAACGCGTGCAGGCACTCGGTGGCGCAAAAAATCACATGGTTGTCATGCCTGATGCTGATCTGGACATGGCAGTCGATGCACTCATGGGCGCAGCCTATGGTTCTGCCGGTGAACGCTGCATGGCAATCTCGGTCGCAGTTGCCGTTGGTTCTGCTGCCGATGCTTTGGTCGATGCCATGGCTGCCCGTGTCAAATCTCTCAAGATCAATAACGGCCTGGTGCCTGATGCAGAAATGGGCCCGGTCATTACACATGCAGCCAAGGAACGCATAGAAAGCCTGATCGGCGAAGGCGTGGCAGAAGGTGCAAAACTTGTTGTCGATGGCCGCAACTTTAAAGTACCCGGACATGAACAAGGCTTCTTCTGCGGTGGCAGCCTGTTTGATCATGTGACACCAGAAATGACCGTCTATAAGCAAGAGATTTTTGGCCCGGTATTGTGCGTAGTACGCGTACCAGACATGGAAGCAGCAGCAGACCTCATCAACAAGCATGAATACGGTAATGGCGTTGCCGTATTCACTCGCGATGGTGGCACTGCGCGTGAGTTCGTACGCATGATACAGGTCGGCATGGTCGGAGTGAATGTACCCTTGCCTGTACCTATGGCCTTCCATAGTTTTGGTGGCTGGAAACGCAGCCTGTTTGGCGATCATCACATCTACGGCCCTGAAGGTGTACGCTTTTATACGCGTGTGAAAGCAGTCATGCAGCGCTGGCCAGACAGCATTTCCAAGGGAGCAGAGTTTTCATTCCCTCAAAATAAATAA